One Phocaeicola dorei genomic region harbors:
- a CDS encoding endonuclease/exonuclease/phosphatase family protein, whose product MKKLFLLLLLFPFLLGCSQKEKEFTVLQWNIWQEGTVIPGGYDAIVNEIARLRPDFVTLSEVRNYENTNFTARLVQSLKEKGETYYSFYTYDTGLLSRYPITDSLTVFPEKNDHGSIYRLTADMNGQKIAVYTAHLDYLDDAYYNVRGYDGSTWEEIPIPTTVEEVLKRNVASQRDDAIRLFIKQAKKDRAAGYTIILGGDFNEPSHQDWTEETKDLYDHHGFVIPWTVPVLLDEAGLKDAYREFYPDVLNYPGFTYPSDNPAKPADKITWAPKADERDRIDYIWYYPEKGLKVKDAAIFGPKNSIVRAQRVQETSKDKFIEPLGVWPTDHKGVLVTFQYPAK is encoded by the coding sequence GTTCACAAAAAGAGAAAGAATTCACCGTTCTTCAATGGAACATTTGGCAAGAAGGAACTGTAATTCCCGGTGGTTACGACGCTATTGTGAATGAAATAGCCCGTCTTCGTCCGGACTTCGTCACATTGAGCGAAGTACGTAATTACGAAAACACCAATTTCACTGCCCGCCTAGTGCAATCATTAAAGGAAAAAGGAGAAACCTATTATTCCTTCTATACCTATGATACAGGTCTGTTAAGCCGATACCCCATCACTGATTCATTAACCGTTTTCCCCGAAAAGAATGACCACGGCAGTATCTATCGCCTTACAGCCGATATGAACGGACAGAAAATAGCAGTCTACACCGCTCATCTTGATTATTTGGATGACGCCTATTATAATGTACGCGGATATGATGGTTCTACTTGGGAAGAAATCCCTATCCCCACTACCGTAGAAGAAGTATTAAAGAGAAATGTAGCCTCACAACGCGATGACGCCATCAGACTATTCATTAAACAGGCAAAAAAAGATCGTGCAGCCGGCTACACCATCATTTTAGGAGGAGATTTTAATGAACCTTCACATCAAGATTGGACTGAAGAGACCAAAGACCTGTATGACCATCATGGCTTTGTAATCCCCTGGACAGTTCCTGTCCTGTTAGACGAAGCCGGATTGAAAGACGCCTATCGAGAATTCTATCCAGATGTATTAAACTATCCCGGCTTCACTTATCCTTCGGATAATCCGGCAAAGCCCGCCGACAAAATAACCTGGGCTCCCAAAGCAGATGAACGCGACCGTATAGATTACATTTGGTATTATCCCGAAAAGGGGTTGAAAGTGAAAGACGCCGCCATTTTCGGTCCGAAAAATTCTATAGTCCGTGCACAGCGTGTTCAGGAAACATCTAAAGACAAGTTTATAGAACCATTGGGCGTATGGCCTACAGACCATAAAGGAGTACTGGTTACTTTCCAATATCCCGCCAAATAA
- a CDS encoding family 20 glycosylhydrolase: MTKCTHKQLMTACMLAGTLMLGACTGTPPVTKEVSIVPITNHLEETNGAFVLKSNTSIGVIDAELIPAAEYLADMLSRATGYDLKVKEGEGTITLALGDVQGKEGAYTLTSESDKVNITGNSYGGVIAGIESLRQLFPPQIESKEIVKGTDWAIPAVNIQDAPRFEWRGIMLDVSRHFYTIGEVKELLDVMALYKMNKFHWHLTDDQGWRIEIKKYPLLTEKGAWRKFNSHDRECIRQSKTNNNPDMAIPEDKIRIVEGDTLYGGYYTQEDIKDVIAYAKIRGIDIIPEIDMPGHMLAAVSNYEGVSCFNETGWGSVFSSPVCPGKDSALEFCKNVYTELIALFPYKYVHIGGDEVEKTNWKKCPDCQKRMHDNNLKTEEELQSWFIHDMERFFNEKGKEMIGWDEIIEGGLSKTATVMWWRSWVKDAATKTTAQGNPVIFTPNGQFYLDYAEDKNSMASIYNLDTTDNLTSEQQSLILGVQGNIWCEWIPSNARMQYMAIPRLLAIAELGWSKPEQKDWSAFQQRLSDQFERLNIMGINYRIPDLEGFNAVNAFIGEGAINVTCLDPTAEIHYTTDGSTPTLQSPIYEGPIKVTETTDFTFCTFRPNGKKGDIVKTRFIKSEYTPSVTAAPSNPGLKATWHEFKGNKCSEIEKAPVNGTYPVEDVMIPKKVKGNIGLIIKGYFNAPQDDIYTFALLSDDGSTLTIDSEQIVDNDGPHGPKEIVGQKALAKGYHPMELRYFDQNGGQLKLKVTGSDGKEIPFTHLYAH, from the coding sequence ATGACCAAATGTACACATAAACAGTTAATGACCGCCTGTATGTTAGCAGGCACATTGATGTTGGGAGCATGTACCGGTACTCCCCCTGTAACAAAAGAGGTATCCATTGTACCCATAACCAACCATCTGGAGGAAACAAACGGTGCTTTTGTATTGAAAAGTAATACCTCCATCGGTGTTATTGACGCCGAACTAATTCCCGCAGCCGAGTATTTGGCCGATATGCTTTCCAGAGCCACAGGCTACGACCTTAAAGTCAAAGAAGGCGAAGGAACCATCACCCTTGCCTTGGGTGATGTTCAAGGAAAAGAAGGAGCTTATACCCTGACATCCGAGAGCGATAAGGTCAACATTACAGGTAACTCTTACGGAGGTGTCATTGCAGGTATCGAATCACTCAGACAGCTGTTTCCCCCGCAAATAGAATCTAAGGAAATTGTTAAAGGTACAGACTGGGCCATACCGGCCGTTAACATTCAAGATGCCCCCCGCTTTGAATGGAGAGGCATTATGCTGGACGTATCCCGCCATTTCTACACAATAGGTGAGGTGAAAGAATTACTGGATGTCATGGCCCTTTACAAGATGAATAAATTCCACTGGCATCTTACCGACGACCAAGGATGGCGTATTGAAATCAAGAAATATCCTTTACTGACGGAAAAAGGAGCATGGCGCAAATTCAATTCTCATGATCGCGAATGCATACGTCAGTCAAAGACTAATAACAACCCGGATATGGCAATTCCTGAAGACAAGATACGCATCGTAGAAGGTGACACCTTATATGGAGGCTACTACACTCAGGAAGATATCAAGGATGTCATAGCATACGCCAAAATACGAGGCATAGATATTATTCCCGAAATTGATATGCCGGGACACATGCTGGCAGCTGTAAGTAACTATGAAGGTGTTTCCTGTTTTAACGAAACCGGTTGGGGAAGTGTCTTCTCCTCACCTGTTTGTCCGGGGAAAGACTCCGCATTGGAATTCTGCAAGAATGTTTATACAGAACTGATAGCCCTTTTCCCCTATAAGTATGTACATATAGGAGGTGACGAAGTAGAAAAAACTAATTGGAAAAAATGTCCGGACTGTCAGAAACGTATGCATGACAATAATCTGAAAACTGAAGAAGAACTGCAATCATGGTTCATTCATGACATGGAGAGATTCTTTAACGAGAAAGGCAAAGAAATGATAGGCTGGGATGAAATCATTGAAGGCGGATTGTCTAAAACAGCTACCGTAATGTGGTGGCGCAGCTGGGTAAAAGATGCAGCAACCAAGACAACAGCACAAGGCAACCCTGTCATTTTCACTCCTAACGGACAATTTTATTTGGATTATGCAGAAGATAAGAACTCTATGGCAAGTATTTATAATCTGGATACGACAGACAACCTGACCTCCGAGCAACAGTCGCTGATTTTAGGAGTGCAGGGAAATATTTGGTGCGAATGGATTCCTTCCAACGCACGTATGCAATATATGGCCATTCCACGTTTGCTGGCTATTGCCGAACTAGGTTGGAGCAAACCGGAGCAAAAAGATTGGAGTGCCTTCCAACAACGCCTGTCTGATCAGTTTGAACGTCTCAATATCATGGGTATCAATTACCGTATACCCGATTTGGAAGGCTTTAATGCCGTCAACGCCTTTATCGGTGAAGGAGCCATCAATGTAACTTGCCTTGACCCCACTGCGGAAATTCACTATACCACTGATGGCAGTACTCCTACTTTACAATCTCCCATATATGAAGGTCCCATCAAAGTGACTGAAACCACAGACTTTACTTTCTGCACCTTCCGCCCTAATGGAAAGAAAGGTGACATAGTCAAGACCCGTTTCATCAAAAGTGAATATACTCCCTCTGTAACTGCCGCTCCTTCCAATCCGGGTTTGAAAGCTACATGGCACGAATTTAAAGGAAATAAATGCAGTGAAATAGAAAAAGCTCCGGTCAATGGTACTTATCCAGTGGAAGATGTTATGATTCCTAAAAAAGTAAAAGGAAATATCGGACTGATTATCAAAGGATATTTCAATGCTCCTCAAGACGATATCTACACTTTTGCACTCCTATCCGATGATGGTAGTACATTAACTATAGACAGTGAACAGATAGTAGACAATGACGGACCTCACGGGCCTAAAGAAATAGTGGGGCAAAAAGCATTGGCAAAAGGATATCATCCAATGGAATTACGTTATTTCGACCAGAACGGAGGACAACTGAAATTAAAAGTAACAGGGAGTGATGGTAAAGAAATTCCGTTCACGCATCTCTATGCGCATTAA
- a CDS encoding carbon starvation protein A yields the protein MITFIIALLVLVGGYFLYGSYVERVFGPDKIRKTPALTMADGVDFIPLPTWKIFMIQFLNIAGLGPIFGAIMGAKFGTASYLWIVLGTIFAGAVHDYLSGMLSIRHEGESLPEIIGRYLGLPTKQLMRGFTVVLMILVGAVFVAGPAGLLAKLTPEYMDVTFWIIVVFFYYMLATLLPVDKIIGKIYPLFAIALLFMAVGILVMLLWNHPALPEITDGLHNTHPAGLPIFPIMFVSIACGAISGFHATQSPLMARCMKNEKYGRPIFYGAMVTEGIVALIWAAAATYFFHQNGMEESNASIIVDSITKEWLGTIGGLLAVLGVIAAPITSGDTALRSARLIVADFMHLEQKSIAKRLLICIPIFAVTIGILLYSQRDAAGFDMIWRYFAWCNQALSVFTLWAVTVFLVRAKKNYYITLFPALFMTAVCSTYICIAPEGLAFSDYVSYIVGSLCTLVAAIGFASWYRKQNSIVYEKI from the coding sequence ATGATAACCTTTATTATTGCATTATTGGTTCTTGTAGGCGGATACTTTTTGTATGGAAGTTATGTGGAACGTGTGTTCGGTCCTGACAAGATTAGGAAGACACCTGCCCTGACCATGGCGGATGGTGTTGACTTTATTCCACTTCCTACTTGGAAGATTTTTATGATTCAATTTTTGAATATAGCCGGCTTAGGACCTATTTTCGGTGCTATAATGGGAGCGAAGTTTGGTACGGCGTCTTATTTGTGGATTGTTTTAGGTACCATTTTTGCCGGGGCGGTACACGATTATTTGTCCGGAATGCTTTCCATTCGGCATGAGGGCGAGAGTTTGCCGGAAATTATCGGTCGTTATTTAGGGCTTCCCACAAAGCAGTTAATGCGTGGTTTTACGGTTGTGCTGATGATATTAGTCGGAGCGGTTTTTGTGGCAGGACCAGCCGGATTGCTTGCCAAACTTACTCCGGAGTATATGGATGTTACTTTTTGGATTATTGTTGTGTTTTTCTATTATATGTTGGCTACATTGTTGCCGGTAGATAAGATTATAGGAAAAATATATCCATTGTTTGCCATTGCTTTATTGTTTATGGCAGTGGGGATTTTGGTGATGTTGTTATGGAATCATCCGGCATTGCCCGAAATTACGGATGGTCTACATAATACCCATCCTGCCGGATTACCAATTTTTCCTATAATGTTTGTTTCTATTGCTTGTGGGGCAATCAGTGGCTTTCATGCCACACAATCTCCACTGATGGCACGTTGTATGAAGAATGAGAAGTATGGTCGTCCTATTTTTTATGGAGCGATGGTGACCGAAGGGATAGTGGCATTGATTTGGGCTGCTGCCGCTACTTATTTTTTTCATCAAAATGGTATGGAGGAGAGTAATGCTTCGATTATTGTGGACAGCATAACCAAGGAATGGTTGGGTACGATAGGAGGTTTATTGGCTGTACTGGGGGTAATTGCCGCTCCTATTACCAGTGGAGATACCGCTTTGCGTTCAGCTCGTTTGATTGTTGCCGATTTTATGCATTTGGAACAAAAAAGTATAGCGAAACGTTTATTGATTTGTATTCCTATTTTTGCGGTAACTATCGGTATATTATTGTACAGTCAGCGTGATGCGGCGGGATTTGATATGATATGGCGTTATTTTGCCTGGTGTAATCAGGCTTTGTCTGTGTTTACTTTGTGGGCGGTCACTGTTTTTCTAGTACGTGCGAAAAAGAATTATTATATCACCTTGTTTCCTGCCCTGTTTATGACGGCTGTATGTTCTACTTATATTTGCATAGCCCCCGAAGGATTAGCGTTTTCGGATTATGTATCTTATATAGTTGGTAGTCTTTGTACGTTGGTAGCCGCTATAGGGTTTGCAAGTTGGTATAGGAAACAAAACAGCATAGTTTATGAAAAAATATAG
- a CDS encoding glycoside hydrolase family 10 protein has protein sequence MRTFFITLLLVIVSFLSVFSQPKYEIRATWLTTLGGMDWPRNKAINASGIRRQQKELCDILDRLKAANFNTVLLQTRLRGDMIYPSAIETFAESLTGSTGGNPGYDPLAFAIGECHKRGMELHAWIVTIPAGNTRQVQLQGRSSVVRKNRTICKLYKGNWYLDPGNPGTKEYLSCIVKEITSRYDIDGIHFDYIRYPEQADNFPDKDTYRKYGKGKELKQWRRDNITDIVHRLYTDIKTIKPWVKVSSSPIGKYRDTNRYPSRGWNAYHVVYQDAQKWLKEGIHDALFPMMYFQGNNFYPFALDWKENCGNRWIIPGLGIYFLSPNEQNWPLDEIVRQLYFTRQIKLNGQAYFRNRFLLNNTKGIWDELQENFYTTPALIPPMTWMDSIPPSTPAMPSLQLLPDGKMHMSWQISTDNNGGLVTYHLYASDTYPVDITDAGNLLETYLTHTEYEYTPISPWRQKRYFAVTAADRFGNESAPLELNAISETDMPLLNDGDILTLPEIKEAKTVKIFTATGEEIKYFVYAPQMSIASLPGGFYTVYILNNAGAQTFVGTIVK, from the coding sequence ATGCGAACATTCTTTATAACTTTATTACTAGTCATAGTGAGTTTCTTATCAGTTTTCTCACAACCTAAATATGAAATCCGTGCCACCTGGCTCACTACGCTTGGAGGAATGGACTGGCCTCGTAACAAGGCAATAAACGCATCAGGCATCCGGCGTCAGCAAAAAGAATTATGTGATATACTGGATCGTCTGAAAGCCGCCAATTTCAATACGGTATTGTTGCAAACCCGTCTGCGCGGAGATATGATTTATCCTTCCGCCATAGAAACTTTCGCCGAATCACTGACAGGTAGCACAGGAGGGAATCCCGGATATGACCCTTTGGCTTTCGCCATCGGAGAATGCCACAAACGAGGCATGGAACTACATGCATGGATTGTTACGATTCCTGCCGGAAATACCCGTCAAGTACAATTGCAAGGACGTAGCTCCGTAGTACGGAAAAACCGGACAATTTGCAAACTTTATAAAGGTAACTGGTACTTGGACCCGGGAAATCCGGGAACCAAAGAATATCTGTCATGCATAGTAAAAGAAATAACTTCCCGTTATGATATAGACGGCATTCATTTCGATTACATCCGCTACCCCGAGCAAGCCGATAACTTTCCTGACAAGGACACCTACCGGAAATACGGTAAAGGTAAGGAGTTGAAACAATGGCGGCGTGATAATATCACAGATATTGTGCATAGGCTCTATACCGACATCAAGACTATCAAACCCTGGGTGAAAGTCAGCAGTTCCCCTATTGGCAAATACCGAGATACCAACCGATACCCCTCCCGTGGATGGAACGCTTATCATGTAGTTTACCAAGATGCTCAGAAATGGCTAAAAGAAGGTATTCATGATGCATTGTTCCCGATGATGTATTTTCAGGGAAATAATTTCTATCCTTTTGCATTGGATTGGAAAGAGAATTGTGGTAACCGCTGGATAATACCTGGTTTGGGTATTTATTTCCTCTCTCCCAACGAACAAAATTGGCCGTTGGACGAAATAGTCCGCCAACTTTATTTCACCCGTCAGATAAAACTAAACGGACAAGCCTATTTCCGCAATCGTTTTCTATTAAACAACACCAAAGGCATTTGGGACGAACTCCAAGAGAATTTCTATACCACTCCGGCATTGATTCCCCCAATGACCTGGATGGACAGCATCCCCCCATCCACTCCGGCCATGCCTTCCCTGCAACTGTTGCCGGACGGAAAAATGCACATGAGCTGGCAGATTTCCACAGATAACAACGGAGGTCTTGTCACCTATCATCTTTATGCCTCAGATACCTATCCAGTAGATATCACAGATGCCGGAAACTTACTGGAAACCTATCTCACCCATACGGAATACGAATATACCCCTATTTCACCTTGGCGACAAAAACGTTATTTTGCCGTAACTGCTGCCGACCGTTTCGGAAACGAAAGCGCTCCCTTGGAACTGAATGCAATTTCAGAAACGGACATGCCTTTACTAAATGACGGAGATATTCTCACCCTGCCTGAAATAAAAGAAGCAAAAACAGTGAAAATATTTACTGCTACCGGTGAAGAAATAAAATATTTTGTTTATGCACCCCAAATGTCCATAGCCTCATTACCTGGCGGATTCTATACAGTATATATCTTGAATAATGCAGGAGCACAAACCTTTGTCGGAACAATCGTAAAATAA
- a CDS encoding AIR synthase-related protein — translation MSNQRYMQRGVSASKEDVHNAIKNIDKGIFPQAFCKIIPDILGGDPEYCNIMHADGAGTKSSLAYLYWKETGDLSVWKGIAQDALIMNIDDLLCVGAVDNILVSSTIGRNKLLVPGEVISAIINGTDELLAELREMGVGVYATGGETADVGDLVRTIIVDSTVTCRMKRTDVINNANIRPGDVIIGLASYGQATYEKEYNGGMGSNGLTSARHDVFAKYLAEKYPESYDKAVPEELVYSGNLKLTDTVEGSPLDAGKLVLSPTRTYAPVVKKLLDALRPEIHGMVHCSGGAQTKVLHFIGNNCRVVKDNLFPVPPLFKTIKEQSGTDWEEMYKVFNMGHRLEVYLSPEHAEEVIAISKSFNIDAKIVGRIEESDKKELIIKSEFGEFKY, via the coding sequence ATGAGCAATCAACGATACATGCAGCGCGGTGTGTCAGCATCCAAGGAAGATGTGCACAACGCCATTAAGAACATTGACAAAGGTATTTTTCCACAAGCTTTTTGTAAAATCATCCCCGATATTCTAGGCGGAGATCCTGAATATTGCAACATTATGCACGCTGACGGTGCAGGCACCAAATCATCACTGGCTTATTTGTATTGGAAAGAAACCGGCGATTTAAGCGTATGGAAAGGCATTGCACAAGATGCACTGATTATGAACATCGATGACTTGTTGTGTGTAGGTGCAGTAGATAATATTCTGGTTTCATCAACTATCGGCCGTAATAAGCTACTCGTTCCGGGTGAAGTAATTTCCGCTATCATCAACGGAACGGATGAACTGTTGGCCGAACTTCGCGAAATGGGTGTAGGCGTATACGCTACCGGAGGCGAGACTGCTGATGTAGGTGACTTGGTTCGTACCATCATCGTAGATTCTACCGTAACATGCCGCATGAAACGTACCGATGTCATTAACAATGCCAATATTCGCCCGGGTGACGTCATCATAGGTCTGGCATCTTACGGACAGGCTACTTATGAAAAAGAATACAACGGAGGCATGGGCAGCAATGGACTCACCAGCGCCCGCCACGACGTGTTCGCAAAATACTTGGCTGAGAAATATCCCGAAAGCTATGACAAGGCAGTACCTGAAGAACTAGTATACAGTGGCAATTTGAAGCTGACCGATACTGTAGAAGGAAGTCCTCTGGATGCAGGAAAGCTGGTACTCTCACCTACCCGTACCTATGCTCCGGTAGTGAAGAAATTACTGGATGCGCTCCGACCTGAAATTCACGGAATGGTTCACTGCTCAGGCGGTGCTCAAACCAAAGTCCTGCACTTTATAGGAAACAATTGCCGTGTAGTAAAGGACAACCTGTTCCCTGTCCCCCCTCTGTTCAAAACCATCAAGGAACAAAGCGGCACCGATTGGGAAGAAATGTACAAAGTATTTAATATGGGCCACCGACTGGAAGTTTACCTCTCACCCGAACATGCCGAAGAGGTGATCGCCATCAGCAAGTCATTCAATATTGACGCGAAGATTGTGGGACGTATAGAAGAAAGTGACAAGAAGGAACTAATTATCAAAAGTGAGTTTGGAGAATTCAAATACTGA
- the prfA gene encoding peptide chain release factor 1 — MAENNNTLLEKLDGLVARFEEVSTLITDPNVIADQKRYVKLTKEYKDLNDIMKARREYIQCLNGLEEAKQIMTNESDPEMKEMAREEANLCEVRIPELEEEIKLLLVPADPQDDRNAILEIRGGTGGDEAAIFAGDLFRMYSKYCETKGWKLEVSSANEGAAGGFKEIICSVTGDKVYGTLKYESGVHRVQRVPATETQGRVHTSAASVAVLPEAEPFDVEINEGEIKWDTFRSGGAGGQNVNKVESGVRLRYNWKNPNTGIVEEILIECTETRDQPKNKERALSRLRTFIYDKEHQKYIDDIASKRKTMVSTGDRSAKIRTYNYPQGRITDHRINYTIYNLAAFMDGDIQDCIDHLTVAENAERLKESEL, encoded by the coding sequence ATGGCAGAAAACAATAATACATTACTTGAGAAATTAGACGGGTTAGTGGCTCGCTTTGAGGAAGTTTCCACCCTCATTACAGACCCTAATGTCATAGCTGACCAAAAACGTTATGTCAAGCTCACCAAGGAATACAAGGACTTGAATGACATCATGAAAGCCCGTAGAGAATATATACAATGCCTGAATGGACTGGAAGAGGCCAAACAAATCATGACTAACGAATCCGACCCGGAGATGAAAGAAATGGCACGCGAAGAGGCAAATCTCTGCGAAGTCCGCATTCCAGAACTGGAAGAGGAAATCAAACTACTACTCGTTCCTGCGGATCCGCAAGATGACCGAAATGCTATTCTGGAAATACGCGGTGGTACGGGAGGTGATGAAGCCGCCATTTTTGCAGGTGACCTGTTCCGTATGTACTCCAAATACTGCGAGACAAAAGGTTGGAAACTGGAAGTATCCAGCGCCAATGAAGGAGCAGCAGGAGGTTTTAAGGAAATTATCTGCTCCGTAACCGGAGATAAAGTATATGGCACTTTGAAATATGAATCGGGCGTACATCGTGTACAACGTGTACCAGCCACCGAAACCCAAGGACGTGTACATACTTCAGCCGCATCAGTCGCCGTTTTACCCGAAGCAGAGCCTTTTGATGTGGAAATCAACGAAGGGGAAATCAAGTGGGACACTTTCCGAAGCGGTGGTGCCGGCGGACAGAACGTAAATAAGGTGGAATCCGGAGTACGCCTGCGCTACAACTGGAAGAATCCCAACACCGGGATAGTAGAGGAAATCCTGATAGAATGTACCGAAACCCGTGACCAGCCGAAGAATAAAGAACGAGCCCTTTCTCGCCTGCGTACCTTTATATATGATAAAGAACACCAAAAGTACATTGACGACATTGCCAGCAAACGCAAAACGATGGTATCTACCGGAGACAGATCGGCAAAAATACGTACCTACAATTATCCACAAGGACGTATCACCGACCACCGCATCAACTATACCATTTACAATTTGGCCGCCTTTATGGATGGAGACATTCAAGACTGTATCGACCATTTGACTGTAGCCGAGAATGCAGAACGTTTGAAAGAGAGCGAATTATAA
- the pyrF gene encoding orotidine-5'-phosphate decarboxylase codes for MNKQQLFENIQKKKSFLCVGLDTDIKKIPEHLLKEEDPIFAFNKAIIDATAPYCIAYKPNLAFYESMGVKGWIAFEKTVSYIKENYPDQFIIADAKRGDIGNTSAMYARTFFEELDIDSVTVAPYMGEDSVTPFLSYEGKWVILLALTSNKGSHDFQLTEDTNGERLFEKVLRKSQEWANDENMMYVVGATQGRAFEDIRKIVPNHFLLVPGIGAQGGSLEEVCKYGMNSTCGLIVNSSRAIIYADKTENFATVAGQEAQKVQAQMEKIMCQ; via the coding sequence ATGAACAAGCAACAATTATTTGAAAATATCCAAAAGAAAAAATCATTCCTCTGTGTAGGGCTAGATACCGACATAAAGAAAATTCCCGAACATCTGTTAAAAGAAGAAGACCCGATTTTCGCCTTCAATAAAGCTATCATTGACGCTACTGCCCCTTATTGCATCGCCTATAAACCCAATCTGGCCTTTTATGAAAGCATGGGCGTAAAAGGATGGATCGCTTTCGAAAAGACTGTATCCTACATCAAGGAAAACTATCCCGACCAATTCATCATTGCCGATGCAAAACGTGGCGATATTGGAAACACTTCGGCTATGTATGCCCGCACATTCTTTGAAGAGCTGGACATTGACTCAGTCACCGTAGCTCCTTACATGGGTGAAGACAGCGTGACTCCCTTCCTGAGTTACGAAGGCAAATGGGTAATCCTGCTAGCACTTACCAGCAACAAGGGTTCCCACGACTTCCAGCTGACCGAAGACACCAACGGCGAACGCCTTTTCGAAAAAGTATTGCGCAAATCACAAGAATGGGCCAACGATGAAAACATGATGTATGTAGTAGGCGCCACACAAGGACGTGCTTTCGAAGACATCCGTAAAATTGTCCCCAACCACTTCCTGCTTGTACCTGGAATCGGTGCACAAGGAGGTTCTCTAGAGGAAGTCTGCAAATATGGCATGAATAGTACCTGTGGACTTATTGTTAATTCAAGCCGTGCCATTATCTATGCGGATAAAACTGAGAATTTTGCGACTGTAGCAGGACAAGAAGCTCAGAAAGTCCAGGCACAGATGGAGAAAATAATGTGCCAATAA
- a CDS encoding HD domain-containing protein has protein sequence MSDRKIINDPVFGFINIPKGLLYDIVCHPLLQRLTRIKQLGLSSAVYPGAQHTRFQHSLGAFHLMSETIKHLTAKGNFIFDSEAEAVQAAILLHDIGHGPFSHVLENTLVGGVSHEEISLMLMERINKDMKGQLNLAIQIFKDEYPKKFLHQLVSGQLDMDRLDYLRRDSFYTGVSEGNIGSARIIKMLDVKDDHLVVESKGIYSIENFLMSRRLMYWQVYLHKTSVASEKMLINTLTRAKELALRGVELFASPALRFFLYHSIDKKEFYNSPDCLENFIQLDDNDIWTALKVWSNHSDVVLSTLSRGMINRRLFKVEVTSSSITKTRKEEILSRISKQLNINKKEAKYFLSISSIENNMYKKEDDSIEIIYKDGSTCDIAKASDMLNISLLSRKVKKYYICYLRSENDGH, from the coding sequence ATGAGTGACCGAAAAATTATAAATGACCCCGTCTTCGGGTTTATCAACATCCCGAAGGGGTTACTATATGACATTGTATGTCACCCATTGCTGCAACGTCTTACCCGCATCAAGCAACTGGGCCTGTCCTCTGCTGTATATCCGGGAGCACAACATACCCGTTTCCAACACTCATTAGGTGCTTTCCACTTAATGAGTGAAACTATCAAACACCTTACCGCCAAAGGTAACTTCATCTTTGACAGCGAAGCGGAAGCCGTACAAGCTGCCATCCTGTTACACGACATCGGACACGGTCCCTTCTCCCATGTGCTGGAAAACACATTGGTAGGAGGTGTTTCACATGAAGAAATCTCCTTGATGCTGATGGAACGAATAAACAAGGACATGAAAGGTCAACTCAATCTTGCCATACAGATATTCAAAGATGAATATCCCAAGAAATTCCTGCACCAACTGGTCAGTGGCCAATTGGATATGGATCGTTTGGACTATTTGCGGCGTGACAGTTTCTATACCGGTGTATCCGAAGGCAATATCGGGTCCGCCCGCATCATCAAAATGCTTGATGTAAAAGACGATCACCTGGTAGTAGAGTCTAAAGGTATTTACTCCATCGAAAATTTCCTGATGTCCCGCCGCCTGATGTACTGGCAGGTATATCTGCACAAGACATCCGTTGCCAGTGAAAAAATGCTGATCAACACTCTGACACGAGCAAAGGAATTAGCTTTACGTGGCGTGGAGCTGTTCGCCTCACCCGCTTTAAGATTCTTTTTATACCACTCTATTGATAAAAAAGAATTTTATAACAGCCCGGATTGTCTTGAAAATTTTATTCAATTAGATGATAATGATATATGGACCGCACTGAAAGTTTGGAGCAATCACAGCGATGTGGTATTGTCCACTCTGAGCCGTGGAATGATTAACAGGAGACTATTCAAAGTAGAGGTGACCTCCTCTTCTATCACAAAAACGCGAAAAGAAGAAATTCTTTCTAGGATAAGTAAACAACTGAATATCAACAAAAAAGAAGCAAAATACTTCCTATCTATATCCAGTATAGAAAACAATATGTATAAAAAGGAGGATGACAGTATTGAAATCATCTATAAAGATGGCAGCACCTGTGATATAGCCAAGGCTTCAGATATGCTCAACATCTCTCTCCTCTCCCGAAAAGTCAAGAAATATTATATATGTTACCTGCGTTCCGAAAACGACGGACATTAA